The Streptomyces sp. NBC_00335 DNA window GCACGGCCATCACGTCGACCTTCTCGATCCCCTCCGGTCCCACGGCCGGGCCGCCCTCGAGCGGCTGCGGCGGCGGCACCCGGCCGGCCACCGCCGTACCGCCGGAGCTCGGGGACCCGGTCCACGAGGGCCACAGCGGCTTCGGCCGGGGCTGGGAGATCACGGGCTGCACGACCTCGCCGTGCCCGAGGCCCCCGGGCGCGGCGCAGCCGCCGAGGCCGATGCAGAGCAGAGCGGCTGCGGCGAGGCTGTGGCGGGTCGGTCGATTCATGGGGAGCGGAACCGTCGGGTGGTGGGGGAGGGCGGGGCGCGGGGAGGCAGACTGGCGGTAGACGGAGCCGGTCACGGGGACCGGGCGGTTGTGCAAGGGCGGTGCGTAGGCGGGCTCCCGCGTCCGAAGCCGGGACTTCCGGCCCGGCCGGCGGCCGGTGGGAGCCCGGTCAGCAGCTCAGCCTGAATCGTGGGAGGTCCGCATGACATCGGCCGATCGGCCGGAAGGCCACGCCGAAGGAACGATTCCGCGGGTGGAGGAGCCGGTGGAGTCGGAGAAGCCGGACGAGGCGGATGAGCGGGACGAGCCGGTGGAGTCGGACGAGTCGCAGGAGCTCCCCTTCTTCGTCTACGGCACCCTGCGCCCCGGCGAGGTCAACCACGACCTGTTCCTGCGCGGCCGCACGGCCGCCGAGGAGCCCGCCCGCCTCCCGGACGCGGCCCTGTACGAGGGCCCCGGCTACCCGTACGCCGTGGACCGCCCCGGCTCCGCCGTAGCCGGAGAGCTGATCACCCCGGCCCCCGGGGCGTACGGGGAACTCCTCGCGGCGCTCGACCTGCTGGAGGAGTACGCGGGCCCCGGCCACCCCGCCAACATCTACGACCGCACCACCCGCCGGGCCCTGCGCCCCGACGGCACCCCCGTCCGCGCCTGGGTCTACCTGGCCGCCCCGCGCCTGGCCCACCACCTGGCCCGCTCCGGCACCCGCATCCCGGGCGGCGACTGGCTGCGCCGCTAGTGGGTGTCCTGGCCGCCCCCCCCCCGGCCGTGCAGCGGTACCCGTCCGTGCGGCCACCCGCCCCCCGTGGGCGGGCGTACGCACGGCAGTGAAGGTCCTAGTACCAGCCGGTACACCGCACGGTGCCGGTGCTGTCGTTCTTGGCGCAGGCCCGCATCTTGTAGCCCGCGTCGTTGTAGGCCGGGGTGTGGGTGTCGGTGCCGCTCTGCACGGTGGTCACGCCCCACGGACCGGCCCAGGTGGTGCCGCCGTTGCTGGAACGGTCCACCCAGACCTGGTCGCCCGGGTCGGCGTTGGTGATCCGGCCCCACGCGCAGCGCGAGGACGTGCTGTAGCGCAGCTCGATGACGATGGTGTTGTCGACCTTGACCGTCGGAATCGGCGTGACGGCGTTGCTCGTGGAGCAGGCCAGTACCCCGGTGCCCGCCGCCTGCGCGGCGGTGCCCGTGAGGCCGAGGCCGGCGAACAGTGCGACGCCCGCCGCCATGACGGCGGCCTTCTTGGTGAACTGCATGGAATCCCCCTGTGTGGCGTAGAGGCGATCGGCGCACCGGGCCGGCGTGCCGTCGGTTGAACACCCGTACGGTCCCCCGGACGACCCCCGCCCGGCGTCAACCGCAGAGTGGACCTCACCGGTAAACCTCTGCGGCAGAAGGGTGCCGCCGCCGACTACACCCCTGGTATGACGACCACTGCCAACGCCCCGCGTAGGGTTCGCCGATGCGCACCAGGGCCTGGCCGGCGGCTGACCGGTTCCGCTCCCTCGATCCCCGGCTGGTGGACGCCCTGCTGGCCGTGGGCCTGACCGGCGTCGCGGCGGTCACCGGAGAGCAGTACCACCCGGCGGGCTGGCCCCGGTTCGACGCCACCGCCCACCTGTACACCGCGCTGGTCGGACTGCCGCTCGCCGCCCGCAGGACCGCCCCCGTGTCCGTCCTCGTCGCGTGCTGCCTGGCCTACGCCGGGTACCTGGCCGCCGGGTACGCGCCTTCCCTCAACTTCTGGGGCCCCCTGGTCGCGCTGTACGGGGTCGCGTCCCGCCGCCCGCCCCGTGCCGTCGCCGTGTGCGCCGCGGCTCTGGTCGTGGCCGTGATCTTCCTCAGCGGGCTGAGCGAACCCGCGATGGAGCTGTGGGTGGCGGTCCTGCAGGCCCTGTGCGTCCCGGGGGTGGTGTGGGCGTTCGGCAACGGCGCCCGCCTGCTCGAGGAGCGCAACCGTCAGCTGGCCGCCGTCACCGCCGAGTTGTACCGCGAGCAGGAGTGGCGGGCCCGCCGCGCGGTCGCCGAGGAGCAGCGGCGCATCGCCCGCGAGCTCCACGACATCGTCGCCCACCACATGTCCGTCATCAGCGTGCAGGCGGGGATGGCCGGTTACGTGTTCCCGGCCGCGCCGGAGAAGGCCCGGGCGGCGCTCGGCACGATCGCCGAGACCAGCCGCGAGGGGCTGCGCGAACTGAGCCGCATCCTGACGCTGCTGCGCTCGGGCGGGGACGAGGAACCGGACGGCCGGCGCGACCCCACCGCGGACGGCGACCGGGGCGACGAGCGGACCCCGTACGCGCCGATACCGGGCCTGGCGGGCCTGGCGGAGGCGGCGCAGCGGGTGCGGGACACGGGCATTGCGGTGGAACTGCGGACGGACGGCACCCCGCGGCCGTTG harbors:
- a CDS encoding gamma-glutamylcyclotransferase family protein, whose amino-acid sequence is MESDESQELPFFVYGTLRPGEVNHDLFLRGRTAAEEPARLPDAALYEGPGYPYAVDRPGSAVAGELITPAPGAYGELLAALDLLEEYAGPGHPANIYDRTTRRALRPDGTPVRAWVYLAAPRLAHHLARSGTRIPGGDWLRR
- a CDS encoding DUF2690 domain-containing protein; the protein is MQFTKKAAVMAAGVALFAGLGLTGTAAQAAGTGVLACSTSNAVTPIPTVKVDNTIVIELRYSTSSRCAWGRITNADPGDQVWVDRSSNGGTTWAGPWGVTTVQSGTDTHTPAYNDAGYKMRACAKNDSTGTVRCTGWY
- a CDS encoding sensor histidine kinase → MRTRAWPAADRFRSLDPRLVDALLAVGLTGVAAVTGEQYHPAGWPRFDATAHLYTALVGLPLAARRTAPVSVLVACCLAYAGYLAAGYAPSLNFWGPLVALYGVASRRPPRAVAVCAAALVVAVIFLSGLSEPAMELWVAVLQALCVPGVVWAFGNGARLLEERNRQLAAVTAELYREQEWRARRAVAEEQRRIARELHDIVAHHMSVISVQAGMAGYVFPAAPEKARAALGTIAETSREGLRELSRILTLLRSGGDEEPDGRRDPTADGDRGDERTPYAPIPGLAGLAEAAQRVRDTGIAVELRTDGTPRPLPPGVELCAYRVAQEALTNVIKHAPAACVDVLVAYLPHTLVVTVTDDGGGGGAAADARRSDQANVAPGPGHGLIGMRERARLYGGTVVVGPRTEGGFSVRLTLPVTAAPDTTARPPGPENRPAS